In the Anguilla anguilla isolate fAngAng1 chromosome 7, fAngAng1.pri, whole genome shotgun sequence genome, one interval contains:
- the lrmp gene encoding inositol 1,4,5-triphosphate receptor associated 2 isoform X7, translated as MDVGVMQRRHNPVDSICRKLQTIQRRAQEADSPFQIPRFQSSSYDSPQSGLRGNLEAILKRRAVRRDSESEGSPGMVTPTGSPGSRCLPHTPLPTNTTYTIAGTLGEKREAGQRLEKAWSRSCSTPAALPRHRYFNFSHCTTYSKAEGGAANVDQHRSPAQGMHTYYNLNFCTSDASAILDSGSDPGFPALVVKRLSMGDGALDRLEHKKETMAEVSLICEEDLLDTIFHACDTQRRGRVCVSHIVDYLRHTTSRGSEDSGLEELCNMLDPDRKDVSIDLVTYHAIMKEWIQDCRNQGDDTPEDLLQESLRLRDSLSGRRTAVLNMTSGSLEAFGGEASRGDLETSDLVYCVADLQFNNQKLQDEVRKLKQAMETMEEVNQKLTEENESLKTQAKIGQHLVQKEKQLKEEVEEMKVTLSAVEERRTQATTQVKHMERENHGLIMKISSLQEENIKISQDIDDLQKKMIELCDLNADLQVQVHSFDGILHDRESCVREKCRQIEELKAVIEEYSSVTEVLRAEKTKLESQMQMIQPDVAAAGLSLSVAYRLNQTCTGSLQAELALAQGAERISSLSFASPLDETLDREVLLLLQGPTPEQMSIQFKNILSKLDEDFKEDCSSVLSKLKQLMEAHSGLDPSTEQKLLALQTELEQKRKDWGHSLQQVDQYTNSLEKELIKLASNMRRSRTEILHLSVRVQEQENQRQQLQEELVHLRAPLPEGKEASAQTEDFQQQVIEESDGLSLGWEQDCIPQISWKEEEPSIRREEEERSSFRSQHEEQPIFRTEEKHQLNSGREEEEQHSSREETRVSDFEEKEFRDTTGGEDDRSILDCEGQELNESRGEGEGAYLKDSSFPHSWGSPQGQSVKSEELEGTDTIETYLRGHSDPTQDDRLPGCSGPQDSKHHATLHVLDLPQTNLVEALNLNPLQLHHTSSEQDLVLSPGHTSSDQDLSISSGDPEPKGDLTMLPEHTEPQQGEMVPPVGQTCLVSACTQGEWGRGGSLEDAAASNMTEAKDWSLGQLSASAVTLESVNLRSVTEEAGQVSQEKAQMAAGRQAGGEHSPQSLRGSPQLEDGQTETPADVSKESKENSALNSSLTDDGLSPLLGSQNARAPKRDCLTLRNKFKRELELSGSMEAIEEQKTQEEFSQGIEKEDDTPLNSEGTASDSTKEEKNSMSPSDKEVEAEFHRLSLGFKCDMFTLEKRLRLEERSRDLAEDNLKKEVDNCQGLLQMLLPLCEEDNKSMEIISRLQKNLEILIQSMSRVSSRSEMLGAIHQENRVSRAVEVMIQHVENLRRMYTKEHTELMELRESLVQSERSFSSNTDRDDFRNKKASGSQYYKPSSRRVSIAVIPRNSGGAVHFDMPKSQEMAETEMDKATRRSSCHSPDQMASQPEDVGPSLPRRTRAWWVPVVIVVLLAAFLAMLASLALQPSVDAAPVGTGDSWMTIQQLLWPYTGLRHNGQPPV; from the exons ATGGACGTGGGAGTGATGCAGAGACGGCACAACCCGGTGGACAGCATCTGTCGCAAGCTGCAGACCATTCAGCGCCGGGCCCAAGAAGCTGACTCTCCATTCCAGATCCCTCGCTTCCAGTCCAGCAGCTACGACAGCCCCCAGTCGGGCCTGCGCGGGAACCTGGAGGCCATCCTGAAGAGACGGGCTGTACGCAGAGACAGCGAGTCTGAGGGGAGCCCGGGCATGGTGACTCCGACCGGCTCCCCTGGGTCCCGCTGCCTTCCCCACACTCCCCTGCCCACCAATACGACGTACACCATCGCCGGCACCCTTGGGGAGAAGCGAGAGGCGGGGCAGAGACTCGAGAAGGCATGGTCACGCAGTTGCTCCACTCCCGCTGCCCTGCCCAGGCACAGATACTTCAATTTTTCCCACTGCACCACCTATTCCAAGGCAGAGGGTGGTGCTGCCAATGTGGACCAGCACCGGAGCCCCGCCCagggcatgcacacatactaCAACCTCAACTTCTGTACCTCGGATGCATCTGCCATTCTAGACTCGGGTTCTGACCCAGGCTTCCCTGCCTTAGTGGTCAAGAGACTGTCCATGGGAGATG gtgcccttgaccgcTTGGAGCACAAGAAAGAGACCATGGCTGAGGTCAGTCTCATCTGTGAAGAGGATCTCCTGGACACTATCTTCCACGCATGCGATACCCAGCGCAGAG GCAGAGTTTGCGTGTCTCACATTGTGGACTACTTGCGTCACACGACCAGCCGGGGATCCGAGGACAGCGGCCTGGAGGAGCTGTGCAACATGCTGGACCCCGACCGCAAGGACGTCTCTATCGACCTGGTCACCTATCACGCCATTATGAAGGAGTGGATCCAGGACTGTCGCAACCAGGG GGATGACACACCTGAGGACTTGCTGCAGGAGTCTTTGAGACTTAGAGACAGCCTCTCTG GGAGGCGAACTGCAGTGCTGAATATGACGTCCGGCAGCCTTGAGGCGTTTGGAGGGGAAGCCTCACGAGGCGATCT CGAAACGTCTGACCTGGTGTACTGCGTGGCCGACCTGCAGTTTAATAACCAGAAGTTGCAGGATGAGGTCAGGAAGCTGAAGCAGGCAATGGAGACCATGGAGGAAGTCAACCAGAAGCTGACCGAGGAGAATGAATCACTCAAGACTCAGGCCAAAAT AGGTCAGCATTTGGTACAGAAAGAGAAGCAGCTGAAAGAAGAAGTGGAGGAGATGAAGGTGACACTGAGTGCTGTGGAGGAGAGGCGCACACAGGCCACAACACAGGTCAAGCACATG GAGCGAGAGAATCATGGTCTTATTATGAAGATTTCTTCTCTTCAAGAAGAG AACATCAAGATCAGCCAGGACATTGATGACCTTCAGAAGAAGATGATTGAACTATGTGACCTAAATGCTGATCTCCAA GTGCAGGTCCACTCTTTTGATGGCATTCTGCATGACAGGGAATCTTGTGTGCGAGAG AAGTGCAGGCAGATAGAGGAGCTAAAGGCTGTGATTGAAGAGTACTCATCTGTGACTGAG GTGCTGAGAGCTGAAAAGACTAAGCTGGAGAGCCAGATGCAGATGATTCAGCCAGATGTGGCAGC tgctggcctctctctctcagtggcaTACAGACTCAACCAGACCTGTACAGGGTCTCTACAGGCAGAACTGGCTCTTGCTCAg GGTGCTGAGCGGATATCCTCTCTCAGTTTTGCCTCGCCGTTGGATGAGACTTTGGACAGGGAGGTGCTGTTGCTCCTTCAGGGTCCCACTCCTGAGCAAATGTCCATCCAGTTCAAGAATATCCTCAGCAAACTG GATGAGGACTTTAAAGAGGACTGCTCCTCTGTGCTGTCCAAGCTAAAGCAGCTCATGGAGGCACACTCAGGGCTGGACCCAAGCACAGAGCAGAAACTTCTG GCCCTGCAGACAGAGCTTGAGCAGAAGAGGAAAGACTGGGGCCACAGCCTGCAACAAGTGGACCAGTACACAAACTCACTGGAGAAGGAGCTCATCAAGCTGGCCAGCAACATGCGAAGATCTCGCACAGAGATCTTGCACCTGTCAGTCAG GGTCCAGGAGCAGGAGAACCAGCGGCAGCaactgcaggaggagctggtgcaTCTGAGAGCTCCACTGCCTGAGGGCAAAGAGGCCAGCGCCCAGACAGAGGACTTCCAGCAGCAG GTCATAGAAGAGTCTGATGGGCTCTCTCTGGGCTGGGAGCAGGATTGCATCCCGCAGATCTCTTGGAAGGAGGAAGAGCCTAGCAtcaggagagaggaagaggagcggtCAAGCTTCAGGAGTCAGCATGAGGAGCAGCCAATCTTCAGGACGGAGGAAAAGCATCAGCTAAATTCcggaagggaggaagaggaacaaCACAGCTCAAGAGAAGAAACGAGAGTCTCAGACTTCGAGGAAAAGGAGTTCAGAGATACCACAGGTGGGGAAGATGACCGTAGCATCTTGGATTGTGAAGGGCAGGAGTTAAATGAGTCTaggggcgagggagagggagcgtaCTTGAAGGACTCGAGCTTTCCTCATTCCTGGGGATCACCCCAAGGTCAAAGTGTCAAGAGTGAAGAGCTGG AGGGTACAGACACAATAGAAACATATTTAAGAGGACATAGTGACCCTACCCAG GATGATAGGCTCCCAGGATGCTCTGGGCCTCAGGATTCTAAGCATCATGCTACTCTTCACGTGCTTGACCTTCCTCAGACTAATCTTGTTG AAGCTCTGAACCTGAACCCCCTGCAGCTACATCACACTTCCTCTGAACAAGACCTGGTCTTATCTCCTGGACACACTTCCTCTGACCAGGACCTGTCCATTTCTTCAGGAGACCCTGAACCGAAAGGGGATCTCACTATGTTGCCTGAGCACACCGAGCCCCAGCAGGGCGAGATGGTTCCCCCTGTAGGACA GACCTGCCTGGTATCGGCCTGCACGCAGGGggagtggggaagaggaggaagtcTGGAGGACGCGGCGGCGTCCAACATGACAGAAGCTAAG GACTGGTCCCTGGGTCAGTTGTCTGCCAGTGCGGTCACACTAGAGAG tgtcaaTCTCCGGTCAGTGACAGAGGAAGCAGGACAGGTTTCACAGGAGAAGGCTCAAATGGCAG caggcaggcaggcaggaggAGAGCACAGCCCCCAGTCTCTTAGAGGCTCTCCTCAGCTAGAAGATGGACAGACTGAAACGCCTGCTGATGTGTCCAAGGAGTCGAAGGAGAATTCGGCTCTAAACTCCAGCCTTACAG ATGATGGTTTATCCCCGCTGCTTGGAAGCCAGAATGCCCGTGCTCCTAAGAGAGACTGCCTGACTCTGAGGAATAAATTTAAGAGAGAACTG GAGCTTTCTGGCAGCATGGAGGCAATAGAAGAGCAGAAGACGCAGGAGGAGTTTAGTCAAGGGATTGAGAAAGAAG ATGACACTCCACTCAATTCTGAAGGTACAGCAAGTGACTCAACCaaggaggagaaaaacag CATGTCTCCTAGTGATAAAGAGGTTGAG GCTGAGTTCCACCGTCTCTCTCTTGGCTTCAAATGTGACATGTTCACCCTGGAGAAGAGGCTGCGTCTAGAGGAACGGTCTCGCGACCTGGCCGAGGACAACTTGAAGAAGGAGGTGGACAACTGCCAGGGGTTGCTACAG ATGCTGCTGCCCCTGTGTGAAGAAGACAATAAGTCCATGGAAATCATCAGCCGCCTGCAGAAGAACCTGGAAATCCTCATTCAGTCCATGTCTCGAGTGTCTAGCCGCTCTGAGATGCTAGGAGCCATACATCAG GAGAACCGGGTGAGCAGAGCGGTGGAGGTGATGATCCAGCATGTGGAGAACCTTAGAAGGATGTACACTAAGGAGCATACAGAACTCATGGAACTGAGGGAGTCGCTAGTGCAGAGTGAGCGGTCCTTTAGCTCCAACACTGACAGAG ATGATTTCCGGAACAAGAAAGCATCTGGATCTCAATACTATAAG CCCTCTTCCCGACGAGTCAGCATTGCAGTTATCCCCCGGAACAGCGGAGGCGCTGTGCACTTTGACATG CCCAAGTCACAAGAGATGGCCGAGACAGAAATGGACAAAGCAACCAGGAGGAGCTCCTG ccACTCCCCAGACCAGATGGCCTCCCAGCCCGAGGATGTGGGCCCCTCGCTGCCCAGGAGGACCCGGGCTTGGTGGGTGCCAGTGGTGATCGTGGTGCTGCTGGCCGCCTTCCTTGCCATGCTCGCCAGCCTGGCGTTGCAGCCGTCAGTGGATGCAGCTCCAGTGGGAACCGGGGACTCCTGGATGACCATCCAGCAGCTACTGTGGCCCTACACTGGCCTGAGGCACAATGGACAGCCGCCTGTGTGA
- the lrmp gene encoding inositol 1,4,5-triphosphate receptor associated 2 isoform X2: MDVGVMQRRHNPVDSICRKLQTIQRRAQEADSPFQIPRFQSSSYDSPQSGLRGNLEAILKRRAVRRDSESEGSPGMVTPTGSPGSRCLPHTPLPTNTTYTIAGTLGEKREAGQRLEKAWSRSCSTPAALPRHRYFNFSHCTTYSKAEGGAANVDQHRSPAQGMHTYYNLNFCTSDASAILDSGSDPGFPALVVKRLSMGDGALDRLEHKKETMAEVSLICEEDLLDTIFHACDTQRRGRVCVSHIVDYLRHTTSRGSEDSGLEELCNMLDPDRKDVSIDLVTYHAIMKEWIQDCRNQGDDTPEDLLQESLRLRDSLSGRRTAVLNMTSGSLEAFGGEASRGDLETSDLVYCVADLQFNNQKLQDEVRKLKQAMETMEEVNQKLTEENESLKTQAKIGQHLVQKEKQLKEEVEEMKVTLSAVEERRTQATTQVKHMERENHGLIMKISSLQEENIKISQDIDDLQKKMIELCDLNADLQVQVHSFDGILHDRESCVREKCRQIEELKAVIEEYSSVTEVLRAEKTKLESQMQMIQPDVAAAGLSLSVAYRLNQTCTGSLQAELALAQGAERISSLSFASPLDETLDREVLLLLQGPTPEQMSIQFKNILSKLDEDFKEDCSSVLSKLKQLMEAHSGLDPSTEQKLLALQTELEQKRKDWGHSLQQVDQYTNSLEKELIKLASNMRRSRTEILHLSVRVQEQENQRQQLQEELVHLRAPLPEGKEASAQTEDFQQQVIEESDGLSLGWEQDCIPQISWKEEEPSIRREEEERSSFRSQHEEQPIFRTEEKHQLNSGREEEEQHSSREETRVSDFEEKEFRDTTGGEDDRSILDCEGQELNESRGEGEGAYLKDSSFPHSWGSPQGQSVKSEELEGTDTIETYLRGHSDPTQDDRLPGCSGPQDSKHHATLHVLDLPQTNLVEALNLNPLQLHHTSSEQDLVLSPGHTSSDQDLSISSGDPEPKGDLTMLPEHTEPQQGEMVPPVGQTCLVSACTQGEWGRGGSLEDAAASNMTEAKDWSLGQLSASAVTLESVNLRSVTEEAGQVSQEKAQMAGRQAGGEHSPQSLRGSPQLEDGQTETPADVSKESKENSALNSSLTDDGLSPLLGSQNARAPKRDCLTLRNKFKRELELSGSMEAIEEQKTQEEFSQGIEKEDDTPLNSEGTASDSTKEEKNSMSPSDKEVEAEFHRLSLGFKCDMFTLEKRLRLEERSRDLAEDNLKKEVDNCQGLLQMLLPLCEEDNKSMEIISRLQKNLEILIQSMSRVSSRSEMLGAIHQENRVSRAVEVMIQHVENLRRMYTKEHTELMELRESLVQSERSFSSNTDRDDFRNKKASGSQYYKPSSRRVSIAVIPRNSGGAVHFDMPKSQEMAETEMDKATRRSSWPFNWVTHDIRAVHHRCRNTTGKSSQQPSLTQFLNTCAWTETNYSPLMKGLEQKDSKSEEEKKEATTDRRSSLTELGSRITSLLTSKIHSPDQMASQPEDVGPSLPRRTRAWWVPVVIVVLLAAFLAMLASLALQPSVDAAPVGTGDSWMTIQQLLWPYTGLRHNGQPPV; the protein is encoded by the exons ATGGACGTGGGAGTGATGCAGAGACGGCACAACCCGGTGGACAGCATCTGTCGCAAGCTGCAGACCATTCAGCGCCGGGCCCAAGAAGCTGACTCTCCATTCCAGATCCCTCGCTTCCAGTCCAGCAGCTACGACAGCCCCCAGTCGGGCCTGCGCGGGAACCTGGAGGCCATCCTGAAGAGACGGGCTGTACGCAGAGACAGCGAGTCTGAGGGGAGCCCGGGCATGGTGACTCCGACCGGCTCCCCTGGGTCCCGCTGCCTTCCCCACACTCCCCTGCCCACCAATACGACGTACACCATCGCCGGCACCCTTGGGGAGAAGCGAGAGGCGGGGCAGAGACTCGAGAAGGCATGGTCACGCAGTTGCTCCACTCCCGCTGCCCTGCCCAGGCACAGATACTTCAATTTTTCCCACTGCACCACCTATTCCAAGGCAGAGGGTGGTGCTGCCAATGTGGACCAGCACCGGAGCCCCGCCCagggcatgcacacatactaCAACCTCAACTTCTGTACCTCGGATGCATCTGCCATTCTAGACTCGGGTTCTGACCCAGGCTTCCCTGCCTTAGTGGTCAAGAGACTGTCCATGGGAGATG gtgcccttgaccgcTTGGAGCACAAGAAAGAGACCATGGCTGAGGTCAGTCTCATCTGTGAAGAGGATCTCCTGGACACTATCTTCCACGCATGCGATACCCAGCGCAGAG GCAGAGTTTGCGTGTCTCACATTGTGGACTACTTGCGTCACACGACCAGCCGGGGATCCGAGGACAGCGGCCTGGAGGAGCTGTGCAACATGCTGGACCCCGACCGCAAGGACGTCTCTATCGACCTGGTCACCTATCACGCCATTATGAAGGAGTGGATCCAGGACTGTCGCAACCAGGG GGATGACACACCTGAGGACTTGCTGCAGGAGTCTTTGAGACTTAGAGACAGCCTCTCTG GGAGGCGAACTGCAGTGCTGAATATGACGTCCGGCAGCCTTGAGGCGTTTGGAGGGGAAGCCTCACGAGGCGATCT CGAAACGTCTGACCTGGTGTACTGCGTGGCCGACCTGCAGTTTAATAACCAGAAGTTGCAGGATGAGGTCAGGAAGCTGAAGCAGGCAATGGAGACCATGGAGGAAGTCAACCAGAAGCTGACCGAGGAGAATGAATCACTCAAGACTCAGGCCAAAAT AGGTCAGCATTTGGTACAGAAAGAGAAGCAGCTGAAAGAAGAAGTGGAGGAGATGAAGGTGACACTGAGTGCTGTGGAGGAGAGGCGCACACAGGCCACAACACAGGTCAAGCACATG GAGCGAGAGAATCATGGTCTTATTATGAAGATTTCTTCTCTTCAAGAAGAG AACATCAAGATCAGCCAGGACATTGATGACCTTCAGAAGAAGATGATTGAACTATGTGACCTAAATGCTGATCTCCAA GTGCAGGTCCACTCTTTTGATGGCATTCTGCATGACAGGGAATCTTGTGTGCGAGAG AAGTGCAGGCAGATAGAGGAGCTAAAGGCTGTGATTGAAGAGTACTCATCTGTGACTGAG GTGCTGAGAGCTGAAAAGACTAAGCTGGAGAGCCAGATGCAGATGATTCAGCCAGATGTGGCAGC tgctggcctctctctctcagtggcaTACAGACTCAACCAGACCTGTACAGGGTCTCTACAGGCAGAACTGGCTCTTGCTCAg GGTGCTGAGCGGATATCCTCTCTCAGTTTTGCCTCGCCGTTGGATGAGACTTTGGACAGGGAGGTGCTGTTGCTCCTTCAGGGTCCCACTCCTGAGCAAATGTCCATCCAGTTCAAGAATATCCTCAGCAAACTG GATGAGGACTTTAAAGAGGACTGCTCCTCTGTGCTGTCCAAGCTAAAGCAGCTCATGGAGGCACACTCAGGGCTGGACCCAAGCACAGAGCAGAAACTTCTG GCCCTGCAGACAGAGCTTGAGCAGAAGAGGAAAGACTGGGGCCACAGCCTGCAACAAGTGGACCAGTACACAAACTCACTGGAGAAGGAGCTCATCAAGCTGGCCAGCAACATGCGAAGATCTCGCACAGAGATCTTGCACCTGTCAGTCAG GGTCCAGGAGCAGGAGAACCAGCGGCAGCaactgcaggaggagctggtgcaTCTGAGAGCTCCACTGCCTGAGGGCAAAGAGGCCAGCGCCCAGACAGAGGACTTCCAGCAGCAG GTCATAGAAGAGTCTGATGGGCTCTCTCTGGGCTGGGAGCAGGATTGCATCCCGCAGATCTCTTGGAAGGAGGAAGAGCCTAGCAtcaggagagaggaagaggagcggtCAAGCTTCAGGAGTCAGCATGAGGAGCAGCCAATCTTCAGGACGGAGGAAAAGCATCAGCTAAATTCcggaagggaggaagaggaacaaCACAGCTCAAGAGAAGAAACGAGAGTCTCAGACTTCGAGGAAAAGGAGTTCAGAGATACCACAGGTGGGGAAGATGACCGTAGCATCTTGGATTGTGAAGGGCAGGAGTTAAATGAGTCTaggggcgagggagagggagcgtaCTTGAAGGACTCGAGCTTTCCTCATTCCTGGGGATCACCCCAAGGTCAAAGTGTCAAGAGTGAAGAGCTGG AGGGTACAGACACAATAGAAACATATTTAAGAGGACATAGTGACCCTACCCAG GATGATAGGCTCCCAGGATGCTCTGGGCCTCAGGATTCTAAGCATCATGCTACTCTTCACGTGCTTGACCTTCCTCAGACTAATCTTGTTG AAGCTCTGAACCTGAACCCCCTGCAGCTACATCACACTTCCTCTGAACAAGACCTGGTCTTATCTCCTGGACACACTTCCTCTGACCAGGACCTGTCCATTTCTTCAGGAGACCCTGAACCGAAAGGGGATCTCACTATGTTGCCTGAGCACACCGAGCCCCAGCAGGGCGAGATGGTTCCCCCTGTAGGACA GACCTGCCTGGTATCGGCCTGCACGCAGGGggagtggggaagaggaggaagtcTGGAGGACGCGGCGGCGTCCAACATGACAGAAGCTAAG GACTGGTCCCTGGGTCAGTTGTCTGCCAGTGCGGTCACACTAGAGAG tgtcaaTCTCCGGTCAGTGACAGAGGAAGCAGGACAGGTTTCACAGGAGAAGGCTCAAATGGCAG gcaggcaggcaggaggAGAGCACAGCCCCCAGTCTCTTAGAGGCTCTCCTCAGCTAGAAGATGGACAGACTGAAACGCCTGCTGATGTGTCCAAGGAGTCGAAGGAGAATTCGGCTCTAAACTCCAGCCTTACAG ATGATGGTTTATCCCCGCTGCTTGGAAGCCAGAATGCCCGTGCTCCTAAGAGAGACTGCCTGACTCTGAGGAATAAATTTAAGAGAGAACTG GAGCTTTCTGGCAGCATGGAGGCAATAGAAGAGCAGAAGACGCAGGAGGAGTTTAGTCAAGGGATTGAGAAAGAAG ATGACACTCCACTCAATTCTGAAGGTACAGCAAGTGACTCAACCaaggaggagaaaaacag CATGTCTCCTAGTGATAAAGAGGTTGAG GCTGAGTTCCACCGTCTCTCTCTTGGCTTCAAATGTGACATGTTCACCCTGGAGAAGAGGCTGCGTCTAGAGGAACGGTCTCGCGACCTGGCCGAGGACAACTTGAAGAAGGAGGTGGACAACTGCCAGGGGTTGCTACAG ATGCTGCTGCCCCTGTGTGAAGAAGACAATAAGTCCATGGAAATCATCAGCCGCCTGCAGAAGAACCTGGAAATCCTCATTCAGTCCATGTCTCGAGTGTCTAGCCGCTCTGAGATGCTAGGAGCCATACATCAG GAGAACCGGGTGAGCAGAGCGGTGGAGGTGATGATCCAGCATGTGGAGAACCTTAGAAGGATGTACACTAAGGAGCATACAGAACTCATGGAACTGAGGGAGTCGCTAGTGCAGAGTGAGCGGTCCTTTAGCTCCAACACTGACAGAG ATGATTTCCGGAACAAGAAAGCATCTGGATCTCAATACTATAAG CCCTCTTCCCGACGAGTCAGCATTGCAGTTATCCCCCGGAACAGCGGAGGCGCTGTGCACTTTGACATG CCCAAGTCACAAGAGATGGCCGAGACAGAAATGGACAAAGCAACCAGGAGGAGCTCCTG GCCATTTAATTGGGTGACTCATGACATCAGGGCTGTCCACCATCGTTGCAGGAATACGACAGGGAAGAGCAGCCAGCAGCCCTCTTTAACGCAATTTCTTAACACCTGTGCATGGACGGAAACCAATTATTCCCCTCTAATGAAAGG GCTCGAGCAGAAGGACTCCAAATcggaggaagagaagaaagaggCAACCACGGACAGGAGGTCCAGTCTAACGGAGCTGGGAAGTAGAATCACATCCCTCCTGACCTCAAAGAT ccACTCCCCAGACCAGATGGCCTCCCAGCCCGAGGATGTGGGCCCCTCGCTGCCCAGGAGGACCCGGGCTTGGTGGGTGCCAGTGGTGATCGTGGTGCTGCTGGCCGCCTTCCTTGCCATGCTCGCCAGCCTGGCGTTGCAGCCGTCAGTGGATGCAGCTCCAGTGGGAACCGGGGACTCCTGGATGACCATCCAGCAGCTACTGTGGCCCTACACTGGCCTGAGGCACAATGGACAGCCGCCTGTGTGA